A region from the Bradyrhizobium erythrophlei genome encodes:
- a CDS encoding LysR family transcriptional regulator translates to MIDKLELLLALAKERHFGRAAEACGVTQPTMSTSLKQLEEILGVMLVQRGSRFQGFTPEGERTLDWARRIVGDARAMKQEINSLKDKLSGEIRIAAIPTALGMVASLTTPFRGRYPDVRFRIQSCTSADVLGLLENLEVDAGLTYIENEPIGRVRTIPLYNESYRLLTSPDAMFGDRDVVTWKEVGQVPLCLLTPDMQNRRIIDRALRSVGAEATPTLTSNSLLVLYTHVKTGRWASVMPAKLAETLGLADKVRSIPIVDPEVNYSIGLVVPQRDPMTPLIAALTQVAREVAPTLES, encoded by the coding sequence GTGATCGACAAGCTTGAACTGCTGCTGGCTCTGGCCAAAGAGCGTCACTTCGGACGCGCCGCGGAAGCCTGCGGCGTCACCCAGCCGACGATGTCGACCAGCCTCAAGCAGCTGGAAGAAATCCTCGGCGTCATGCTGGTGCAGCGCGGCTCGCGGTTCCAGGGCTTTACCCCGGAAGGCGAGCGCACCCTCGACTGGGCCCGCCGCATCGTCGGCGACGCCCGCGCCATGAAGCAGGAAATCAACAGCCTGAAGGACAAGCTATCGGGCGAGATCCGGATCGCGGCGATCCCGACCGCGCTTGGCATGGTGGCGTCGCTGACGACGCCGTTCCGCGGGCGCTATCCCGACGTGCGCTTTCGCATCCAGTCCTGCACCTCCGCCGACGTGCTGGGCTTGTTGGAAAATCTCGAGGTCGATGCCGGGCTGACCTATATCGAGAACGAGCCGATCGGCAGGGTCCGCACCATCCCGCTCTACAACGAGAGCTACCGCCTGCTGACCTCGCCCGACGCCATGTTCGGCGATCGCGACGTCGTCACCTGGAAGGAAGTAGGGCAGGTGCCGCTGTGCCTGCTGACGCCCGACATGCAGAACCGGCGCATCATCGATCGCGCGCTGCGCTCGGTCGGCGCGGAGGCCACGCCGACGCTGACGTCGAATTCGCTGCTGGTGCTCTATACCCATGTGAAGACCGGACGCTGGGCCAGCGTGATGCCGGCCAAGCTCGCGGAAACGCTGGGCCTCGCCGATAAGGTGCGCAGCATTCCGATCGTCGATCCCGAGGTCAATTACAGCATCGGGCTGGTGGTTCCGCAGCGCGATCCGATGACGCCGCTGATTGCGGCCCTGACCCAGGTCGCGCGCGAAGTCGCCCCGACGCTGGAGAGCTGA
- a CDS encoding formate dehydrogenase beta subunit, which yields MNLRIFIPRDAGAVAVGADEVAVALEQAASQRGVAVDIVRTGSRGLYWLEPMVEVATPQGRVAFGPLTPADASAVLEAVMTDGPHRLRLGVTENIPWLKRQTRLTFARCGVVDPRSVEDYRAHQGFKGLERALELTPDAIIADVTASGLRGRGGAGFPTGIKWKTVAQTSADRKYIVCNADEGDSGTFADRMIMEGDPFVVIEGMTIAAIAVGAGKGYIYVRSEYPHAVAAMNAAIQAARRAGYLGERIGGSHHSFDLEVRVGAGAYVCGEETSMLESLEGRRGIVRAKPPLPAHKGLFGKPTVINNLLSFATIPFILAGGAKAYAEFGMGRSRGTMPIQLAGNIRYGGLFETAFGVTLGELVDDIGGGTFTGRPVRAVQVGGPLGAYFPRALFDTPFDYEAFAARDGLIGHGGIVVFDDSVDMARQARFAMEFCAIESCGKCTPCRIGSTRGVETIDKIRAGDRVAENIGVVEDLCNTMKFGSLCALGGFTPYPVMSALKHFREDFGPAPTRLEAAE from the coding sequence ATGAATTTACGGATTTTCATCCCTCGCGACGCCGGCGCGGTTGCGGTCGGCGCCGATGAAGTGGCGGTCGCTCTGGAACAGGCGGCATCACAACGCGGCGTTGCCGTCGATATCGTCAGGACCGGCTCGCGCGGCCTGTACTGGCTGGAGCCGATGGTCGAAGTCGCAACCCCGCAAGGCCGTGTCGCGTTCGGTCCTCTGACCCCGGCCGACGCATCTGCCGTGCTCGAGGCTGTCATGACCGACGGCCCGCATCGGCTGCGGCTCGGCGTCACCGAGAATATTCCCTGGCTGAAGCGCCAGACCCGCCTGACCTTCGCCCGCTGCGGCGTGGTCGATCCCCGCTCGGTCGAGGATTACCGCGCCCATCAGGGTTTTAAGGGCCTCGAGCGGGCGCTGGAACTGACGCCGGATGCCATTATCGCCGACGTCACTGCCTCGGGCCTGCGCGGCCGCGGTGGCGCCGGTTTCCCCACCGGCATCAAGTGGAAGACCGTGGCGCAGACTTCCGCCGACCGCAAATACATCGTCTGCAACGCAGACGAAGGCGACAGCGGCACCTTCGCCGACCGCATGATCATGGAGGGCGATCCCTTCGTGGTGATCGAAGGCATGACGATCGCGGCCATCGCCGTCGGCGCCGGCAAGGGCTACATCTACGTCCGCTCGGAATATCCGCATGCCGTGGCGGCCATGAACGCCGCGATCCAGGCGGCTAGGCGCGCTGGCTATCTCGGCGAGCGCATCGGCGGCTCCCATCACAGCTTCGATCTGGAAGTCCGGGTCGGCGCCGGCGCCTATGTCTGCGGCGAGGAAACCTCGATGCTGGAAAGCCTGGAAGGCCGCCGCGGCATCGTCCGCGCCAAGCCGCCGCTGCCCGCGCACAAGGGCCTGTTCGGCAAGCCGACCGTCATCAACAATTTGCTGTCCTTCGCGACGATCCCCTTCATCCTCGCCGGCGGCGCCAAGGCCTATGCCGAGTTCGGCATGGGACGCTCGCGCGGCACCATGCCGATCCAGCTTGCGGGCAATATCCGGTATGGCGGCCTGTTCGAGACCGCGTTCGGTGTCACCCTCGGCGAACTGGTCGACGATATCGGCGGCGGCACCTTTACCGGGCGCCCGGTCCGCGCGGTGCAGGTCGGCGGGCCGCTCGGCGCCTATTTCCCGCGTGCGCTGTTCGACACGCCGTTCGATTACGAAGCGTTTGCCGCCCGCGACGGCCTGATCGGCCATGGCGGCATCGTCGTGTTCGACGACAGCGTCGACATGGCCCGCCAGGCCCGCTTCGCCATGGAGTTCTGCGCCATCGAATCCTGCGGCAAGTGCACGCCTTGCCGGATCGGTTCCACGCGTGGCGTCGAGACGATCGACAAGATTCGCGCCGGCGACCGCGTGGCGGAAAACATCGGTGTGGTCGAAGACCTCTGCAACACCATGAAGTTCGGCTCGCTCTGTGCGCTCGGCGGCTTCACGCCCTACCCCGTCATGAGCGCCCTGAAGCATTTTCGGGAAGATTTCGGCCCCGCGCCGACGCGGCTCGAAGCCGCGGAATAA
- a CDS encoding PAS domain-containing sensor histidine kinase, whose product MARAHAANACVQSDSIKGLAQSIAKPAYHRLLIAEPALRRAVPTLIIAFLITICLGAFVQVVDQNRQKRAAMKRDLAALADVLAERIDRVASVRQNRNVPFERLQLLLPGLIPSWGTAAGRHVIVVGTDQRVLARVPIDAGIGDTSRILDVVSAALPVSSAGQLQGVTDIILPNGSSALAIAHIVRALPGQVIIIQERVDSLWQSDAALSVTLSATTGFVVLILGFAFHWQSTRAREGDLINDAVRGRIDTALNRGRCGLWDWDLSRGRIFWSQSMFTMLGLDNRSDLLTFGEVNALVKSDDIDLFAIADQLISGQINHIDQTFRMQHTDGHWIWLRVRCELSLGGADSGLHLIGIAVDITEQKSLAEKTVEADLRLRDAIETIPEAFVLWDAGDRLVLCNSHFQRLHKLPDSAVTPGTSYETVIEVGSMPEVRTRLHETGAQAQGARTFEAQLEDGKWLHISERRTKDGGYVSVGTDITRIKEHEQKLIDNDLRLRATVIDLKRSQSELERQAGELADLAEKYSREKTRAEEANQTKSKFLANMSHELRTPLNAIIGFSEIMGSGMFGTLGSEKYQEYCHDILTSGHYLLEVINDILDMSKIEAGRMKLDMEQLDLSKTLAESLRVVSGRAEYKNLVLNADIEGSIPVVADRRAIKQIIVNLLSNAVKFTPDGGRVVVRSRVLDDSILLLIADTGIGIAPQSLTRLGRPFEQVESQLTKTYHGSGLGLAIARSLTRLHGGSMRLRSKLGAGTVVCVSLPRDASNAAAKISAAA is encoded by the coding sequence ATGGCGCGTGCTCACGCGGCGAACGCGTGTGTCCAATCCGATTCGATCAAGGGATTGGCGCAATCGATCGCAAAACCGGCCTACCATCGGCTGTTGATCGCGGAGCCCGCGCTTCGCCGCGCGGTGCCCACCCTTATCATTGCGTTCCTGATCACGATCTGCCTCGGCGCCTTCGTGCAGGTGGTCGACCAGAACCGGCAAAAACGCGCCGCGATGAAGCGCGACCTCGCCGCCCTCGCCGACGTGCTGGCCGAGCGCATCGACCGCGTCGCGTCAGTCCGGCAGAATCGCAACGTGCCGTTCGAGCGCCTGCAGCTGCTGCTGCCCGGCCTCATTCCATCCTGGGGCACGGCCGCCGGCCGCCACGTCATCGTGGTCGGCACCGACCAGCGCGTGCTCGCCCGCGTGCCGATCGATGCCGGGATCGGCGACACCAGCCGCATTCTCGACGTCGTCAGCGCGGCGCTGCCGGTGTCCTCGGCCGGGCAGCTCCAGGGCGTGACCGACATCATCCTGCCGAACGGCAGCAGCGCGCTGGCCATTGCGCACATCGTCAGGGCGCTGCCCGGCCAGGTCATCATCATCCAGGAAAGGGTCGATTCGCTCTGGCAATCCGACGCGGCGCTGTCGGTGACTCTGTCGGCGACGACAGGCTTTGTGGTGCTGATCCTCGGCTTCGCCTTCCACTGGCAATCGACGCGCGCCCGCGAAGGCGACCTGATCAACGACGCCGTGCGCGGCCGCATCGATACCGCGCTCAACCGCGGGCGCTGCGGATTGTGGGATTGGGACCTGTCGCGCGGCCGGATCTTCTGGTCGCAGTCGATGTTCACCATGCTCGGCCTCGATAACCGCAGCGACCTCCTCACCTTCGGCGAGGTCAACGCGCTGGTGAAATCCGACGACATCGACCTGTTCGCGATCGCCGACCAGCTGATCTCCGGGCAGATCAATCACATCGACCAGACCTTCCGCATGCAGCACACCGACGGTCACTGGATCTGGCTGCGGGTCCGCTGCGAGCTCAGCCTGGGCGGCGCCGATTCCGGCCTGCATCTGATCGGCATCGCCGTCGATATCACCGAGCAGAAGAGCCTGGCCGAGAAGACGGTGGAAGCCGATTTGCGGCTGCGCGACGCCATCGAGACCATCCCCGAGGCTTTCGTGCTGTGGGATGCCGGCGACCGGCTGGTGCTCTGCAACTCGCATTTCCAGCGCCTGCACAAGCTGCCGGATTCGGCGGTCACGCCGGGCACCTCCTATGAGACCGTGATCGAGGTCGGCAGCATGCCGGAGGTCCGTACCCGGCTGCACGAAACCGGTGCGCAGGCGCAGGGCGCGCGCACCTTCGAGGCGCAGCTCGAAGACGGCAAATGGCTGCACATCAGCGAGCGCCGCACCAAGGACGGCGGCTACGTCTCGGTCGGCACCGACATCACCCGCATCAAGGAACACGAGCAGAAACTGATCGACAACGACCTGCGCCTGCGCGCCACCGTGATCGACCTGAAACGCTCGCAGTCCGAACTCGAACGGCAGGCCGGGGAACTCGCCGACCTCGCGGAAAAATACTCGAGGGAAAAGACCCGCGCCGAGGAAGCCAACCAGACCAAGTCGAAATTCCTCGCCAATATGAGCCACGAGCTGCGCACGCCGCTCAATGCCATCATCGGATTCTCCGAGATCATGGGAAGCGGCATGTTCGGCACGCTCGGCTCGGAGAAGTACCAGGAATATTGCCACGACATCCTGACCAGCGGTCATTATCTGCTCGAGGTCATCAACGACATCCTCGACATGTCGAAGATCGAGGCCGGCCGGATGAAACTCGACATGGAGCAGCTCGACCTGTCGAAGACGCTGGCGGAGTCGCTGCGCGTGGTGTCGGGCCGCGCCGAGTACAAGAACCTGGTGCTCAACGCGGATATCGAGGGCAGCATTCCGGTGGTGGCCGATCGCCGCGCGATCAAGCAGATCATCGTCAACCTGTTGTCCAATGCCGTCAAATTCACCCCTGACGGCGGCAGGGTGGTGGTCCGCAGCCGGGTGCTCGACGATTCCATCCTGCTGCTGATCGCCGACACCGGCATCGGCATCGCGCCGCAATCGCTGACGCGGCTCGGCCGGCCGTTCGAGCAGGTCGAGAGCCAGCTCACCAAGACCTATCACGGCTCGGGGCTGGGGCTGGCGATTGCGCGCTCGCTGACCAGGCTGCATGGCGGCTCGATGCGGCTGCGCTCGAAGCTCGGCGCCGGCACCGTCGTCTGCGTGTCGCTGCCGCGCGACGCCAGCAACGCTGCCGCGAAGATTTCGGCCGCCGCGTAG
- a CDS encoding formate dehydrogenase subunit gamma, with the protein MTAVYEPWDAARGAEIIAEHTHLEGATLVMLHALQEAFGYVPEPAIPMIASALNLSRAEVHGVFTFYHDFRREPAGRHVLKLCRAEACQAAGGDALAARAEAKLGIGIGNTTADNRVTLEPIYCLGLCATAPSAMLDGRVVGRLDEARIDALVAEAQR; encoded by the coding sequence ATGACAGCCGTTTACGAACCCTGGGATGCGGCGCGCGGCGCTGAAATCATTGCCGAACACACGCATCTCGAAGGCGCCACGCTGGTGATGCTGCATGCGCTGCAGGAAGCCTTCGGCTATGTGCCGGAGCCGGCCATTCCCATGATCGCCTCCGCCTTGAATTTATCGCGCGCCGAAGTTCACGGTGTGTTTACCTTCTACCACGATTTCCGCCGCGAGCCGGCCGGCAGGCACGTGCTGAAACTGTGCCGCGCCGAGGCCTGCCAGGCCGCCGGCGGCGATGCGCTGGCCGCGCGCGCCGAAGCCAAGCTCGGCATCGGAATCGGAAATACCACGGCCGACAACCGCGTGACGCTGGAGCCGATCTACTGCCTCGGCCTGTGCGCGACGGCACCGTCGGCGATGCTGGACGGCCGGGTCGTCGGACGGCTGGACGAAGCGCGCATCGATGCGCTGGTGGCGGAGGCGCAGCGATGA